Sequence from the Arthrobacter pigmenti genome:
GGCATCACTATCGGCGTTGTCGACTCCAACTGGGCGGCCAACAAGTACGAGTTCGAGGTCCACGGGGAACAGGGGCACACCGGCTCAACCGTGATCGCTGACCGGCGCGATGCGCTTCTCGGAGCATCGATGCTCGTGGTTGCTGCCAGGGAGATCGCAGATCACTTTCCCGACGGCGCCCTCCACACCTCCGTGGGGCAGCTGGACGTCTACCCCAACTCTCCCGTGGTTGTCCCGTCACTGGTCAACCTCCTCCTTGACCTGAGGTCCGCCGACGAGGAAATCCTCGCCCAAGCGGACCATATGCTTCATGACCGCATCGGGCAGATCGAAAAGGCTGCCCGGGTGGAGATTCGCAAGACCGGATCCCATTGCTGGCCGGTCACTCCGTATCAGCCCGAGGGAGTGGCCCTGGCGGAAAAGACCGCAGCAAACTGCGGGCTGACCTACAAACGGGTCAAGACGCTGGCCGGACACGACTCCACCAACTTGAAGGACATCGTTCCCACCGTGATGCTGTTCGTACCCTCAGTGGAGGGCATCTCCCACAACGAGCACGAGTACACCACCGACCAGGACATCATCAGCGGCCTGCACGTGCTGACCGACGTCGTCCGTAGCCTCTGCCTTGGCGAGCTCGACAGCTAAGCCCCACCTACAGACGGAGGGAGCCCGGCCAATCGGCCGGACTCCCTCCGTCTGTATAACAGCAAGTCCTTATGCTGACTCGTCCACACCGCACCAGTCAGCGATGAACAGGGCAATAGTCTTCGTTACGTTGCGCACGGACTCGATGTGTACCCGCTCATCGAAACCGTGAATCGCTTCCGACACGGGCCCGTACGTCAGCGCGGGGATCCCGCCGTACAGGGTGAAGACCCGCCCGTCGAGGTAGCCCGGCGTTGTGAAGCTTCGCAGCGCTGAGCCGAAGACGCCCTCGTGTGCGGACGCCAGTACTGCCTCGGCATCCGAGCCTTCCTCCAATACATAGCCCTCCGAGAAGAACCCTGTCCGCTCGGCCGAGACGTTGGCCTCCGAACCGGTGTTCCGGAGACACTCCTCAATTTCACCCCAGGCGTCAGCTGCGGCGATTCCCGGATACAGCGCGGCACGGACGTCGAACTCGCACCAGGACGGCACACTTGAGGGCCAGTCACCGCCGGAAATCATGCCGATATTGAAGTTGATCGGATGATGTACGTCCTCGAAGTACCGGTGGCTGCCCTGATCCGCGTTCCACTTGGCTTCGAGTTCCCGGAGAGCGCCCATGACCGGGTAAGCCGCGTCGATGGCATTGAAGCCGGATGACATCTCCCGCACATGGGTGGGTTTGCCGGAGACACGGACGCGGAACCAGATGACCCCCACGTTGGCACGCACCAACATGTTCTCTTCCGGTTCCGGTATGACGACGGCGTCTGCCGTGTAGCCCCGCTGCAGCGCGGCCAGCGAGCCGTTGCCGGTGCACTCCTCCTCCACAACTGACTGGAAGTGGATGGTTGCTGCCGGTTCAAGCCCGGCAGCGCGGATGGCATCGAACGCGAAAAGGTTGGCCGCCAGCCCCGCCTTCATGTCACCGGAACCCCGGCCGTACATCCAGCCGTCCTTGATCTCGGCATCCCAGGGGCTGCGCTCCCAGGTGTCCTCGGGTCCCGTGGGCACCACATCGATGTGCCCGTTCAGGATGAGGGAACGTCCTTTGGATTCTTGCGGGGTGTAGGTACCCACCACGTTGGTGAGGTCTTCGAAGGCTACAGTGCTGGGACCGTAGCCCACATGCCCGGCCAGTGCATCGCCGTCGAGCGCCCAGCGGTCCATTGCAAGCCCGCGGGATTCAAGCTCAGTGAACATGAGGTCCTGCGCGCTGGACTCGGCCGCCCGCAGCGAGGGATGCCGGACCAGTTCTGCGGTGAACTCGAGCTGGCGGTCGAAGGCTGTATCGACGGCGTCGGTAATCCGGCGCGCGGTTCCTGGATTCAACATGGGTCTCCCTACCGGACGATCGCTTTGTCTTTGACGCGGAGGCGCTCGCCGAAGAATCCGCCGGCAGCGGTGATCAGCGATACCACGATCAGCAGCAGCGAAGCCGTCCAGGACGAGCCGTCCGACACCTCCAGCAGCGCGACGGCGATCAGCGGCAGGAACCCGCTCAGCGCACCGGCCAGGTTGTAGCCCAGCGCCACACCGCTGTACCGCAGCCTCGGCGGGAACAATTCTGTCAGCAGGGCACCGGTGACCGAGTAGGCGACCGAGAGCAGCGCAATGCCGAGCGTGACGGCGAGGATGATGGCGGCCGGGTTGCGCGTGTCGATCATCCAGAAGAGCGGGAAGGCTGCGGCTGCGGTCACAAGACCGCCGATGAAGGTCATCTTCCCGGGCCCGATTTTCTCGCTGATGCGGCCGATCACAAGGATGATTCCAATCTGCACGACGGCGGCAACCAGGGTTGCGTTCACCATCAGTTGGCGGTCCAGGCCCAGGGTTGCAGTGCCGTAGCTGATCACGAAGGTAGTCATGACGTAGAACCCGCCGACGCCGAGGAACGCGGCCGCGATAGCGACGATCAGCCGGCCCCAGGCCTGGCGGAAGACATCAACCGCCGGGATCTTGGCGCGCTCTTCGAGCTTGACCAGCTCGTTGAAGATGGGTGATTCCTCAACCTTCAACCGGATGTACAGGGCGATCAGCAGCAGCGGGAACGCTGCCAGGAACGGAAGGCGCCAGCCCCACGAATCAAACACGTCAGCGGGCATGAGCAGCACCAGTGCGAATGCACCGGAGGACATCAGCGTGCCGACCGGTGAGCCAACCTGCACCAGTGCGGCATACCGTCCGCGTTTCTCGATCGGGGCATGCTCCACCGCGATGGTCATGGCACCTCCCCACTCGCCGCCCACCGCGAGGCCCTGCACCAGGCGCAGGATGGCGAGCATCACGGGCGCAGCGAGGCCGATGCTGCCGAAGTCAGGCAGGACACCGATGAGACCGGTGGCCAGGCCGATCGCCACGATGGTGATCAGCAGCGCCGGGCGTCGGCCCATGCGGTCACCGATGTATCCGAACAGGACGGCGCCCAGCGGCCGGGCAGCGAATCCTACGCCGAAGGTCGCGAAAGCCGCCAACGTTGCAGCGGTCGGGTCGAGGGATGTGAAGAACAGCCGGTTGAACACGATTGCCGCGGCGGTGCCGAAGAGGAAGTAGTCGTACCATTCGAGGGCGGTGCCGACGAAAGCAGCGCGGGCAATCCTGCCCGCCTCGGCTCCGCTGACAACGGGAACGGCCGTTTCCTCTCCCTTGGTTGTCTCATGTGGTTGCATGATCAGTTTTCTGCCTCTCGGGATGGTGCTGGGATGGGACGGTGGTCTGTAGTTTGTTGAAGTAGTCGTGCCCGTAGATGCAAGTGCCTTCGAGCACGGTGGCCAGGACAGTTATTGAGCCGATCTCCTCGGCAGGGACGTCAGCCGGGTGGTCGGACAGCACAACGAAGTCGGCAAGTTTCCCGGTTTCCAGCGTTCCCCGCCGGTCTTCGTCGCCTGCCGTCCACGCAGTGTCGACCGTGTACGCGCGCAGGGCGGTCTCGGCGTCGACCCTTTCCAGGGGCCCAATCGTCGCTCCGCCGGAGGTGCGTCGGGTCACCATCGACTGCATACCGAGCAAGGGCGCCCCGGATGCCACCGGCCGGTCGGAACTGCCGGGGACCCGGACGCCGAGGTCAAGGAAGGACTTGTGGCGGTACACCCAAGGTTCGCGTTCGGTGCCGACGGCGTCGGCCATCGTGTCGCCCACCTCATAGAGGAAGTGGGGCTGTGGAACCGGCGTGACGTTCAGGGACGCGAATCGGGCAAGCTGGTCGGGACGCACTATGCCGGCGTGCTCGATCCGGTGCCTCGCGTGGGGTCGTGGGAGCAATTCCAGCGCGGCGGCAAACGCATCCAACGCGACGTCTATCGCCGAATCCCCGATTGCATGGGCCGCGATATCCCATCCCGAACAGTGGGCATCCACAATCCGCCGAGTGAGCTCCTCGAGGGAGAGCTGGAAGCTGCCTGTGCCGTGGTCATGGTCGCAGAATGGTTCGGTCACGGCAGCGGTGCGGCCGATGAGGGATCCGTCAATGAAAATCTTCATGGCACCGAGCCGGATGTGATCGTCACCGAATCCGGAAGCAATGCCGAGGTCCAGTCCGAAGGTGATTCCGTCTGACGGATGGGACTGCACAGGGTGCAGGGCATCGCTGGCCGCCATCAACTGGACCCGGGTCAACAGGCGGCCGCGGCGTCGGGCCTCTACATAGGCAGCAAATTCAACGGGAGTGCGGCCGATCCAGCCCGAGCCGATGCCCGCCTCCACAACGTGCGTCAGGCCCTCGGAGGCGTAGACCTCGCTCGCGGCGCCTATAGCGTCCGCCAAATCGTTCACCGGGTAGGGAACCACCAGTGCGGTGACCAGCTTCTGGGCTTGCTCCTCGAGCAGCCCTGTGGGTCCGTCTGAATCCTCAACGATCGTGCCACCTTCAGGAGTATTGGCTGATCCGTCCAGGACACCGGCTTGTTCAAGCACCCCGGTGTTGACGGTGCACATGTGGCCGGACCGGTGCTTGAGCCACACCGGGCGGCCGGGCGCTGCCCGGTCCAGGTCCTTGCGGTGGGGATGCCCGTCCATGACGGTGTCGTCATAACCCGATCCCACTACCCACGCACCCTCGGGAAGGTTGAGGGCAAAGCCGGAGACGGCGTCGTACAGCTCGTCCAAAGTCCGGCAACCGGACAGGTCCAGCTCGGCCAGTGACTGCCCAAACCACGCCATGTGATTGTGGGAATCACCAAAGCCGGGAACGACGACGGCGTCGGCGCAGTCGAGCGTGCGCCGTGCCGGAAGTGCCAGGACGTCGTCATCGAACGCTACGATTCGCCCATGGAGCACCCCCATGGAGTGCGCTTTGGGAGCGGCATCCGCCATGGTGAAAATGCTGGCATTGACAAGTTTCAGATCGAGCATGGTCTTTGAAGGATGTCTTTCGGATAGAAGGCGCGGCCGCACGCAACGGCTCCTTCCATGGTGGCCTGCATCACGTCGGCAAACAATGGATGAACACAGTGTGCTGCGCACCTACAATGGGCATATGCCCAACGATGCGGTTTCAGGTGGAGCCGGTGACCTTCGGAACCCGGTTTCCCGGCCTGTCATAGCGGACGTTGTGACCGATTGCCTCGCCGATATAGACCGCATTGCTGACGAGTACCTGCAGGAAGTGCGGACGATTGACGGCTATGGCGGCGCCGCCGTCGTGGATCAGGATCTGCGGGAAACAGCTGTAGCGTCGATGGAACTGCTACTGCGCCTGATCGGTGACCTTCCCGTTCCCGAACGGCTGGCCGCAATGTCCGAAGCACTTGGACACCGCCGTGCACAGCAGGCCGTGCCCCTCGAATCGCTTCTGCGTGCAGTGCGCATGGACTTCCGCGTGCTCTGGACCGTGATGTTGGAGAAGGTTCCGGAAGGATCCCTGCCGGAACTCACGAAGGACGCGGTGCGGGTTTGGGAAGCGGTGGAGTTCCACACCATCCGGGCGCATGCGGGCTATCTCAACGAGCTGGCCAGCATGGCGCAGGAAAAGGAGACGCAGCGGGCGTTCCTGTTGTCACGGCTCGTCAGCTCGGACGGAAAGGACCCGCAGGTGCTGGGGCAGGCTGCCCGCGCACTCGGTGTGAAGCTGGAGAGCAGTTTCGTCGTTGCCGTTGCGGCTGTGGACGCTCAAAAGGCGTTCCGGGCCGAAGCGGTCCGCGCCGGTGTCGAGCAGTATCTGCACGAGCGCGACGGCGTGCTCATCCTCATTCTTGAGGACGTTCCCGCGCGGGCAGGGCGGAAACCGGAGGGGACGCGTCCCTGGCTTGCCCTGCTCGACTGCTTCGTGGCGCCCCCGGCCCAGTCATTGGCGGAGGTGCCGCTGATGCTCAGGATTGCGCTGGACTCGTTGCCGGTAGTGACTGCCGGCCGGCCTGGCCGGCACACGGTGCGGGACACGTGGGGGCAGGTCGCCGCCACCCGGCTGGGGGAGTATGGAACCGTGTTGGCCAACACCGTGCTGGGGCCGCTTGCCGCGATTTCCACCCATGAGAGGGACCGGCTCATCGAGACTGTCCAGGCGTACCTTCGCTCCGGGTCGGTGTCTGAAACGGCGGGCGAGCTGTACTGCCACCGGAACACGGTGCTCAACCGGATCGCCCGGTTCGAACAGTTGACCGGCTTCGATCCAACCAATCCGCAGGACGCCGCTACTGTGCTCGCCGCTCTCCAGGTGCAGTTCCCGCCGGGACCATAAGGCGGCCAGGCCGTTGACACTGACGGCCGAACCTCAGACCTGCTCGAGGAAGTCCTGCAGGATCCGCTGCCCGCTGCGCAGTGACTCCACGGGCACGCGCTCATCCACGCCGTGCACTCCGTCAGAGGTGCGGCCCTCCGGATCCGCGCCCTGCGGCGAGAACCCGTAGCAATCGATCCCCAGCGGCGCGAACGCCTTGGCGTCGGTTCCACCGCCCATGCAACGGGGAACGACGACGGCGGCAGGATCGTGGCGCAGCAGCGCCGCCTTCATCGCGTCGAACCAGTGCGAATCGACCGGCGCCTGGACCGGTGGCTGGTGGGACAGGAACGTCCGGGTCACCCGCCCGCCGAGCAGCCCGTCGATCACGGCGAGGGTCTCCTCTTCGGTGCCCGGCAGGCACCGGACATCCAGGTCGGCGGACGCCGTCCCGGGGATGACGTTGACCTTGTAGCCGGCGTCGAGCACGGTGGGTGTGGCGGAGCAGCGGATGGTGGTGCGCGCCACGGTGCCGGCATCGCCCAGACGGTCCACCGCAGCTTCCACACCTGCGTCCGTGGTGAGGTCTGCGGGAAAGCCGAGAGCCGCCGTCGTCTGCTGCAGATACGCACGAACGGTGGGTGTCAGGACAATCGGCCAGGCATATTCGCTCACCCGGTGGAGCGCCCCAATCAGGTGAGTGACCGCGTTATCCGGGTTGGGACGTGAGCCGTGACCGGACGTTCCGGTGGCCGTCAGGCGCATGTGGAGTGTCCCGCGTTCCGCTGCCGCCACGGGATACAGGCGAACCTCGGAACCGTCCTCTGCCGTGAGGAACTGTGCAACGCCGCCCGATTCACCGATGGCGGCTTCGACGCCATCAAACAGTTCCGGATGCTCGGCGGCAAGCCACAGCGCACCGTACTCACCCTTGTCCTCCTCATCCGCAACGAAGGCAACGACGACGTCGCGGCGCGGCCTCACGCCGTCTTCCGCCCAGCGCAGCAGCGTGGAAAAGGTCATGGCCACCATGTCCTTCATGTCGCTGGCGCCGCGGCCCCAAACGTAGCCGTCCCGAATTTCCCCGGCGAACGGGTCCAGGCTCCACTGCGCCGGTTCAGCCGGAACAACGTCGAGGTGGGCGTGGATCAGCAGCGCTGGAAGTGTGCGGTCGAGCCCCGGCACCCGCACCACTGTCGACGCGCGTTCAGGCGTGGGGCCGAGGATAACGGGCTCATACCCCGCGGACGTGAGCAGGCCGGCTAGGTATTCGGCCGCTTCCCGCTCTCCCTCGCTCTTTCCCTCACCCCAATTGGTGGTGTCGAAACGGATCAATTCAGCGCACAGGTCAACGGGGTCCACGACACGAGTGTAAGTGATTTGCGACACACAAAACAGTTGCGTAACTTAACTACATGGCGTTCTTCCGCCGGCATCAACGAAAGAGACATGATGACCAGTAACCGCACTTCCACTCGCCCCGGGGCGCGCAGAATCCCGCTCTTCCGCAAAATCGGAGCCTTATTGACCACGGCTGCCATCGGGCTGGTGCCCGGTGGCCTGGCACTTCCAGCCGCCTCCGCCGCTGAAACAGAAGCAGAGTCCGGGACAACCCTCAAGCTGCCCCTCACCGGGGACATTGACTCGCTGAACCCTTTCATCGCCATCCTCGCGACCAGCACCAACATCCTTGGACTGCAGTACGAGGGCCTGGTGGGCTACAGCGCCGAGAACAACGAGGTCATTCCTGAGATGGCGGAATCCTGGGAGACGTCCGAGGACGGCATCACCTGGACCTACACCTTCGCGGAGGATCGCGTCTGGTCCGACGGTGAACCGCTGACCGCCAACGACGCCGCATGGACCTTCCAGGCGATCCAGGAGAACGACACCCTCAAGCAGGCCAATGGTTCACTGCTTGAGAACGTGGTCTCCGTCGAGGCCGTCGATGATTACACCCTGGTGCTGACCCTGAATGAGGCGCAGGCACCCAACCCGGGTTCCGTCCTTCCGGTGGTCCCGGAACACATCTGGTCCGAAGTCGAGGATCCAGCGACCTTCGAGAACTCATCCGACGCCGTGGGCAGCGGACCGTTCACCGTAGTGGACTACAACCCGACCTCCGGCGTGA
This genomic interval carries:
- a CDS encoding amidohydrolase yields the protein MLDLKLVNASIFTMADAAPKAHSMGVLHGRIVAFDDDVLALPARRTLDCADAVVVPGFGDSHNHMAWFGQSLAELDLSGCRTLDELYDAVSGFALNLPEGAWVVGSGYDDTVMDGHPHRKDLDRAAPGRPVWLKHRSGHMCTVNTGVLEQAGVLDGSANTPEGGTIVEDSDGPTGLLEEQAQKLVTALVVPYPVNDLADAIGAASEVYASEGLTHVVEAGIGSGWIGRTPVEFAAYVEARRRGRLLTRVQLMAASDALHPVQSHPSDGITFGLDLGIASGFGDDHIRLGAMKIFIDGSLIGRTAAVTEPFCDHDHGTGSFQLSLEELTRRIVDAHCSGWDIAAHAIGDSAIDVALDAFAAALELLPRPHARHRIEHAGIVRPDQLARFASLNVTPVPQPHFLYEVGDTMADAVGTEREPWVYRHKSFLDLGVRVPGSSDRPVASGAPLLGMQSMVTRRTSGGATIGPLERVDAETALRAYTVDTAWTAGDEDRRGTLETGKLADFVVLSDHPADVPAEEIGSITVLATVLEGTCIYGHDYFNKLQTTVPSQHHPERQKTDHATT
- a CDS encoding MFS transporter, giving the protein MQPHETTKGEETAVPVVSGAEAGRIARAAFVGTALEWYDYFLFGTAAAIVFNRLFFTSLDPTAATLAAFATFGVGFAARPLGAVLFGYIGDRMGRRPALLITIVAIGLATGLIGVLPDFGSIGLAAPVMLAILRLVQGLAVGGEWGGAMTIAVEHAPIEKRGRYAALVQVGSPVGTLMSSGAFALVLLMPADVFDSWGWRLPFLAAFPLLLIALYIRLKVEESPIFNELVKLEERAKIPAVDVFRQAWGRLIVAIAAAFLGVGGFYVMTTFVISYGTATLGLDRQLMVNATLVAAVVQIGIILVIGRISEKIGPGKMTFIGGLVTAAAAFPLFWMIDTRNPAAIILAVTLGIALLSVAYSVTGALLTELFPPRLRYSGVALGYNLAGALSGFLPLIAVALLEVSDGSSWTASLLLIVVSLITAAGGFFGERLRVKDKAIVR
- a CDS encoding M20/M25/M40 family metallo-hydrolase, with protein sequence MDPVDLCAELIRFDTTNWGEGKSEGEREAAEYLAGLLTSAGYEPVILGPTPERASTVVRVPGLDRTLPALLIHAHLDVVPAEPAQWSLDPFAGEIRDGYVWGRGASDMKDMVAMTFSTLLRWAEDGVRPRRDVVVAFVADEEDKGEYGALWLAAEHPELFDGVEAAIGESGGVAQFLTAEDGSEVRLYPVAAAERGTLHMRLTATGTSGHGSRPNPDNAVTHLIGALHRVSEYAWPIVLTPTVRAYLQQTTAALGFPADLTTDAGVEAAVDRLGDAGTVARTTIRCSATPTVLDAGYKVNVIPGTASADLDVRCLPGTEEETLAVIDGLLGGRVTRTFLSHQPPVQAPVDSHWFDAMKAALLRHDPAAVVVPRCMGGGTDAKAFAPLGIDCYGFSPQGADPEGRTSDGVHGVDERVPVESLRSGQRILQDFLEQV
- a CDS encoding PucR family transcriptional regulator; this translates as MPNDAVSGGAGDLRNPVSRPVIADVVTDCLADIDRIADEYLQEVRTIDGYGGAAVVDQDLRETAVASMELLLRLIGDLPVPERLAAMSEALGHRRAQQAVPLESLLRAVRMDFRVLWTVMLEKVPEGSLPELTKDAVRVWEAVEFHTIRAHAGYLNELASMAQEKETQRAFLLSRLVSSDGKDPQVLGQAARALGVKLESSFVVAVAAVDAQKAFRAEAVRAGVEQYLHERDGVLILILEDVPARAGRKPEGTRPWLALLDCFVAPPAQSLAEVPLMLRIALDSLPVVTAGRPGRHTVRDTWGQVAATRLGEYGTVLANTVLGPLAAISTHERDRLIETVQAYLRSGSVSETAGELYCHRNTVLNRIARFEQLTGFDPTNPQDAATVLAALQVQFPPGP
- a CDS encoding ArgE/DapE family deacylase: MLNPGTARRITDAVDTAFDRQLEFTAELVRHPSLRAAESSAQDLMFTELESRGLAMDRWALDGDALAGHVGYGPSTVAFEDLTNVVGTYTPQESKGRSLILNGHIDVVPTGPEDTWERSPWDAEIKDGWMYGRGSGDMKAGLAANLFAFDAIRAAGLEPAATIHFQSVVEEECTGNGSLAALQRGYTADAVVIPEPEENMLVRANVGVIWFRVRVSGKPTHVREMSSGFNAIDAAYPVMGALRELEAKWNADQGSHRYFEDVHHPINFNIGMISGGDWPSSVPSWCEFDVRAALYPGIAAADAWGEIEECLRNTGSEANVSAERTGFFSEGYVLEEGSDAEAVLASAHEGVFGSALRSFTTPGYLDGRVFTLYGGIPALTYGPVSEAIHGFDERVHIESVRNVTKTIALFIADWCGVDESA
- a CDS encoding M20 family metallo-hydrolase gives rise to the protein MSNGAVPNPDPTNFTGADAAFLRDFAALCTFGATPGGGVERQAGSPADGEQRAWLTELLQGNGFTVSFDQVGNQFGLLELQPGAPFVLVGSHLDSQPTAGRYDGAYGVLAAAHAAFRLAAQWKADGTAPRYNLAVVNWFNEEGARFKPSMMGSSVYTGKMTPEVVLDITDPAGITVREALDATASLGQGPGPKAAYAAEIHIEQGRSMERDGITIGVVDSNWAANKYEFEVHGEQGHTGSTVIADRRDALLGASMLVVAAREIADHFPDGALHTSVGQLDVYPNSPVVVPSLVNLLLDLRSADEEILAQADHMLHDRIGQIEKAARVEIRKTGSHCWPVTPYQPEGVALAEKTAANCGLTYKRVKTLAGHDSTNLKDIVPTVMLFVPSVEGISHNEHEYTTDQDIISGLHVLTDVVRSLCLGELDS